In a genomic window of Flammeovirga agarivorans:
- the rsgA gene encoding ribosome small subunit-dependent GTPase A, which produces MESKITNASLGYNSNIQNNLGPLFQGEIARVVSEHKERYIVRNESGVYEAEITGQLRFTAEERSDYPIVGDWVSITEYDEGKALIHQVVYRDQVLKRQAVGKSGEAQYIASNIDVAFIVEGVNRDFNINRLERYMTLCYDANIQPVFILNKVDLVSDLELEEIKLEVENRLIGVEMLCTSVDQQIGIEQLTALIQEGKTYCFLGSSGVGKSSLINILLKDEMMTTGRIGERNDRGKHTTTYRSLFLMPSGGILIDNPGVREVGMVDSQHGLEHTFPLIQEKASQCRFSDCTHEHEKGCAVIEAVNSGEIPEDAYHNYMKLQKEQEHYESSELEKRRKGKALARMVKDAKRIKNR; this is translated from the coding sequence TTGGAATCAAAAATCACAAATGCCTCATTAGGCTATAATTCAAATATTCAGAATAATTTAGGTCCTCTATTTCAAGGTGAAATTGCTAGAGTAGTTTCAGAACATAAAGAAAGATACATTGTTAGAAATGAATCTGGTGTATATGAAGCTGAAATAACAGGACAACTACGCTTCACTGCAGAAGAAAGGTCTGATTATCCCATCGTTGGAGACTGGGTAAGTATCACAGAATACGATGAAGGGAAAGCCTTAATTCATCAAGTAGTTTATCGCGATCAAGTCCTAAAACGTCAGGCAGTAGGTAAATCAGGAGAAGCACAATATATTGCTTCAAATATAGACGTTGCCTTTATTGTAGAGGGAGTCAATAGAGATTTTAATATCAACAGATTAGAGCGTTACATGACACTGTGTTATGACGCTAATATTCAGCCTGTTTTTATCCTGAATAAAGTCGATTTAGTTTCTGATCTAGAATTAGAAGAAATTAAGTTGGAAGTTGAAAACAGATTGATTGGTGTTGAAATGCTTTGCACTTCAGTTGATCAGCAAATTGGAATTGAACAACTGACTGCTCTAATTCAAGAAGGGAAAACATACTGTTTTCTGGGTTCTTCTGGTGTGGGAAAATCTTCTTTGATCAATATTTTATTGAAAGATGAAATGATGACCACAGGAAGAATTGGAGAAAGGAATGATAGAGGTAAACATACTACAACTTATCGTTCATTGTTTTTAATGCCTTCTGGAGGAATTCTAATCGATAATCCAGGCGTAAGAGAAGTAGGTATGGTAGATAGTCAGCATGGACTGGAACATACATTTCCATTAATTCAAGAAAAAGCTTCTCAATGTAGGTTCTCAGATTGTACACATGAACATGAAAAGGGATGTGCAGTGATTGAAGCAGTCAACTCAGGCGAAATCCCAGAGGATGCATATCATAATTACATGAAGCTCCAGAAAGAACAAGAACACTATGAGAGTTCAGAGTTGGAGAAACGTCGTAAAGGAAAAGCATTAGCCAGAATGGTAAAAGATGCCAAACGTATAAAGAATCGATAA
- a CDS encoding AIR synthase related protein has product MQERYAQRGVSASKEDIHNAIKRLDKGLFPKAFCKIVPDILTGDEDYCAIMHADGAGTKSSLAYLYWRETGDMSVWKGIAQDAIIMNTDDLLCVGAVGSTLLSSTIGRNKNLIPGEVISELINGTEEVLQMLRDNGFDIHSTGGETADVGDLVRTVIVDSTVTTRMRRDEVIDNSNIKAGNVIVGLASYGQATYESEYNGGMGSNGLTSARHDVFAKYLAEKYPESFDPQVPNDLVYSGTQKLTDAIADLTLDAGKLVLSPTRTYAPIIKKVLDELRSEVDGMVHCSGGAQTKVLHFVDNVHVVKDNLFDVPPLFEMIHKNSGTDWKEMYKVFNMGHRMEIYIDEQHAQTIIDIAKSFNVDAKIIGRVEAKESGKSLDIHSQFGTFSY; this is encoded by the coding sequence ATGCAAGAGCGATACGCACAGCGCGGAGTTTCCGCCTCAAAAGAAGATATCCACAATGCAATTAAGCGTTTGGACAAAGGCTTATTTCCTAAAGCATTTTGTAAAATTGTTCCTGATATTTTAACAGGAGACGAAGACTACTGTGCTATTATGCACGCTGACGGCGCGGGTACTAAATCATCATTAGCATACCTATATTGGAGAGAAACAGGTGATATGTCTGTTTGGAAAGGCATTGCCCAAGATGCTATTATCATGAACACTGACGACTTATTGTGTGTTGGTGCCGTTGGTAGTACATTGCTTTCTTCAACAATTGGTCGTAATAAAAATCTAATTCCTGGTGAAGTTATTTCTGAGCTTATCAATGGTACTGAAGAAGTATTACAGATGCTAAGAGATAACGGTTTTGACATTCATTCTACAGGTGGTGAAACAGCCGACGTAGGTGACTTAGTAAGAACTGTGATTGTAGATTCTACTGTAACTACTCGTATGCGTAGAGACGAAGTGATCGACAATAGCAATATCAAAGCAGGTAACGTAATTGTAGGTTTAGCTTCTTACGGACAAGCTACTTATGAATCTGAGTACAATGGTGGTATGGGTTCTAATGGACTTACATCTGCTCGTCATGATGTATTCGCTAAGTATTTAGCAGAAAAGTATCCTGAAAGTTTCGATCCTCAAGTTCCTAATGATCTCGTTTATTCTGGAACTCAAAAGTTAACCGATGCAATTGCTGATTTAACTTTAGATGCTGGAAAATTAGTACTTTCTCCAACTAGAACATATGCTCCAATTATCAAAAAGGTATTGGATGAGTTACGTTCAGAAGTTGATGGTATGGTACACTGTAGTGGTGGTGCTCAAACAAAAGTATTACACTTTGTGGACAATGTTCATGTTGTAAAAGATAACTTATTTGATGTTCCTCCGTTATTCGAGATGATCCATAAGAATAGTGGTACTGACTGGAAAGAAATGTACAAAGTATTCAACATGGGACATAGAATGGAAATTTATATCGATGAGCAACATGCTCAAACTATTATTGACATTGCCAAATCTTTCAATGTAGACGCGAAAATCATTGGTCGTGTTGAAGCGAAAGAGTCAGGTAAATCATTAGATATCCATTCTCAATTTGGTACGTTTTCATACTAA